The nucleotide sequence TTCCCTTATTTGCTGATTCATCTCTGGAGACTCAGTTTTCGCTGACCAACAGCGAATCGTTTGAAACCGGGTTTGTACAGCTAACCTATGCTCCTGCCCTTAATTCATTCTAATCCAGGCTACGTAAATACAGCTTTTTGACGACAACACGACCGTTCGCTCAAGACAGCTTGTTATTTTGGCATCCAGCATCGTAGCTTTGTGGCAGCTTAAACGCGTCCGCCCGACGGTTCGCCTACGCCGATGATTCTCTCCTGCTAAGCCCCTACGGGGGGCTTCCTTCATTTCCTTACCGCTGCCTCTTTAGGGAGCCATTTCTATTTTTCACATCCTGTTTGTCGCTGCTGGCTGTTGAGCCGGGGCTTGACTTGTTTTCATCAATGACCAGATACTTCCGGTTATTTCTGGACGCTTTGCGCGGTTCAGAAACCAATTTTACGTCCGGCAGCATTAACCGGGCCATTTTTCTGCTATCCGTTCCCATGATCCTGGAGATGGTCATGGAATCGCTGTTCGCCGTAGTCGATGTTTTTTTCGTGGCTAAAATCGGGACGGAAGCCGTTGCCACCGTAGGCCTGACCGAGTCGGTGCTGACGCTGGTGTACTCCATTGCCATTGGCCTGAGTACGGCCGCTACGGCGCTGGTCGCCCGACGTATTGGCGAGAACAGCGCACGCGAGGCCGGTCGGTCCGTTGGGCAGGTTATTCTGGTGTCCGTTACGCTGGCGATTGCCATGGGGGTTCCGGGCTTTCTGTTTGCCGAAGACATTCTGCGGCTGATGGGGGGCGATGAACAGCTCATTGCCAACGGCGCCAACTTTACGCGTATGATTTTTGCCAGCGCCCCCGCTATCGTTCTGCTGCATACGCTGAGCGGCTGTTTGCGGGGCGCGGGCGAAGCGTCGGTGGCCATGCGCTCCCTGTGGCTGGCCAATGGCATCAACATTGTTCTGTGTCCGGTGCTGATCTTTGGCCTCGGCCCCTTTCCCGAACTGGGCGTGCTGGGGTCGGCCGTAGCGACGACGACGGGCCGAACGGTAGGCGTCCTATATCAGTTGTATGCCCTGACGCGTCCGGGCAGTATCGTGCAGATTCATCGGGCCGACGTAACGCCGAATGCCGACATTATCCGCAACCTGCTGGGGCTGGCAGCCGGCGGTACGGGGCAGTTCCTGATTTCATCGGCCAGCTGGGTGTTCCTTACCCGGATCATGTCCACCTTCGGCAGCGATGCCGTGGCCGGATACACCATTGCCATTCGGATTATCGTCTTTACGATCCTGCCTTCCTGGGGGATGGCCAACGCTGCCGCTACCCTGGTTGGGCAGAATCTGGGGGCGGGTCAGCCCGAACGTGCTGAAACATCGGCCTGGCGGGCGGCCTTCTGCAACATGCTGTTCCTGGTGGCCGTTGGGATCGTGTTTTTCCTGGGCGCTGCGGAAGTGGTGGGTCTGTTTAATCGCAATATCCGGGTGGTGGAGATTGCGGTGCAGTGTCTGCGGGTGTTCTGCGCGGGTTACGTATTCTTTGCCTATGGCATGGTCCTGACGCAGTCGCTCAACGGCGCGGGCGACACCCGAACGCCTACCCTGCTCAACATCGTCTGCTTCTGGCTGATCGAAATTCCGCTGGCCTATACGCTCGCCAACGGGCTGGGCTGGGGACCGCAGGGCGTTTTCTGGTCGGTGGCCATCAGTGAATCGCTGCTGGCGGTGTTCGCGATCTGGGCCTTTCGCCGGGGCCGCTGGAAGGTTGTTCAAGTCTAGACAAAGCCGGTTAAAACAGGCCCTGATTAACCGAAACTTTTACCAAAACAGGGCCGTTATACACTACGGGGCTTTATTGGAATCCCGCATAAAGCCCCGTCTAACCACTCGAATAAGACTACATGATCGACACCCATAAACAACCCGAAACCGCCGTTCTGGTCGCGCTGATTACGCAGAAGCAAACTGCCGACCAAACGAAAGAATACCTAGATGAATTAGCGTTTCTGGCCGAAACGTCGGGCGTAAAGACCGTCCAGTCGTTTACCCAGAAACTCGACCGACCCGACACCCGCACGTTTGTGGGTAAAGGCAAGCTGGAGGAA is from Spirosoma taeanense and encodes:
- a CDS encoding MATE family efflux transporter; protein product: MTRYFRLFLDALRGSETNFTSGSINRAIFLLSVPMILEMVMESLFAVVDVFFVAKIGTEAVATVGLTESVLTLVYSIAIGLSTAATALVARRIGENSAREAGRSVGQVILVSVTLAIAMGVPGFLFAEDILRLMGGDEQLIANGANFTRMIFASAPAIVLLHTLSGCLRGAGEASVAMRSLWLANGINIVLCPVLIFGLGPFPELGVLGSAVATTTGRTVGVLYQLYALTRPGSIVQIHRADVTPNADIIRNLLGLAAGGTGQFLISSASWVFLTRIMSTFGSDAVAGYTIAIRIIVFTILPSWGMANAAATLVGQNLGAGQPERAETSAWRAAFCNMLFLVAVGIVFFLGAAEVVGLFNRNIRVVEIAVQCLRVFCAGYVFFAYGMVLTQSLNGAGDTRTPTLLNIVCFWLIEIPLAYTLANGLGWGPQGVFWSVAISESLLAVFAIWAFRRGRWKVVQV